A single window of Neisseria chenwenguii DNA harbors:
- a CDS encoding ABC transporter substrate-binding protein, producing the protein MKFTRFPALAVAAALSFGMIPAHAKPVQITDTAGRKVTVNLPAKRVVLGFYYQDYMAIGGKNALDNVVGFSKAVWSDWAPPSWAAFSKAVPKLNRLADVGEVEVGTFSIEKVLSLKPDLLILADWQYQGLGSDLDRITKAGIPIVVLDYNAQTVAKHIQSTRIIGTLTGQPQKAEKLANDYKRIVDNIQSRVKKAKLPKPKVYVEFGNKGPAEHSFTFGKAMWGPMITLVGGDNISAKAVDYYAPVNPELILAVKPDVIVITGRETEVKKNPNAFVLGWGINKADAEKRLAAFAKRPGWSSLPAVKNNRLYGAYHANSRTLSDGASIQFMAKAVYPQLFKDLNPDKTYMDFYRQNLPVTPSGTFYLYPKGQ; encoded by the coding sequence ATGAAATTTACCCGTTTCCCTGCTCTTGCCGTGGCTGCGGCCTTATCTTTCGGTATGATTCCTGCCCACGCCAAGCCGGTTCAGATTACCGATACCGCAGGCCGCAAGGTTACCGTCAACCTGCCTGCCAAGCGCGTGGTATTGGGTTTTTATTATCAGGACTACATGGCCATCGGCGGCAAAAATGCGCTTGATAATGTGGTCGGTTTTTCCAAAGCGGTATGGTCGGATTGGGCGCCGCCGAGCTGGGCGGCTTTCAGCAAGGCTGTGCCGAAATTGAACCGGCTGGCCGACGTGGGCGAAGTGGAAGTGGGTACGTTTTCGATTGAGAAAGTTTTGTCGCTCAAACCTGATTTGCTGATTCTGGCCGACTGGCAGTATCAGGGCTTGGGTTCGGATTTGGACAGGATTACCAAAGCGGGCATTCCGATTGTGGTGCTGGATTACAACGCGCAAACGGTGGCCAAACACATTCAGTCCACCCGCATCATCGGCACGCTCACCGGTCAGCCGCAAAAAGCGGAGAAACTCGCCAACGATTACAAGCGCATTGTAGATAACATCCAAAGCCGCGTGAAAAAAGCCAAGCTGCCCAAGCCGAAAGTGTATGTGGAATTCGGCAACAAAGGGCCGGCGGAACACAGCTTCACCTTTGGCAAAGCGATGTGGGGGCCGATGATTACGCTGGTGGGCGGCGACAATATTTCCGCCAAAGCGGTGGATTATTACGCGCCGGTGAATCCCGAGCTGATTTTGGCGGTCAAGCCTGACGTGATTGTCATTACCGGCCGCGAAACCGAAGTGAAGAAAAATCCGAACGCGTTTGTATTGGGCTGGGGCATTAACAAGGCCGATGCGGAAAAACGCCTTGCCGCCTTTGCCAAACGCCCCGGCTGGAGCAGCCTGCCTGCGGTTAAAAACAACCGACTGTACGGCGCCTACCACGCCAATTCGCGCACGCTTTCAGACGGCGCTTCCATCCAATTCATGGCCAAAGCCGTGTATCCGCAGCTCTTCAAAGACCTGAACCCCGATAAAACCTACATGGACTTCTACCGCCAAAACCTGCCGGTTACGCCGAGCGGTACGTTCTATCTGTATCCGAAAGGGCAGTAA